The stretch of DNA GCCCTGGGTCACGACGCGCGCATCGGAAACCGCTTTCTGTCACCCGGATTGGGCTTCGGTGGCGGGTGCCTTCCCAAGGACATCCGCGCGTTCCTTGCCCGTGCGGAGGAACTCGGGATCGAGGAGTCACTCGCCTTCCTGAAGAACGTGGACTCCATCAACGTTAACCGCCGACGGAGCGCCGTCAACCTCGCCAAAGGCATGCTGGGCGGTTCCCTCCAGAACAGGCGGATCACCGTTCTGGGGGCATCCTTCAAACCCAACAGCGACGATGTGCGGGATTCGCCGGCGCTGAGCGTAGCCAATGCGTTACAGCGCCAGGGCGCCCACGTCCGTGTCCATGACCCCGAAGCCGTGGAGAACGCCCGCGCGGTCTGTCAAGCACTGGACTACACCACGGAGGTGGAAAAGGCCTTTGAAGGGGCCGAGCTCACGCTGCATCTGACGGAGTGGCAGGAGTACAGGCAACTTGACCCCAACCGCCTGTCGGCTCTCGTGACCAGTCCCCGCATCCTGGACGCCAGGAACACATTGGACGTCGACCGCTGGCGCGCCGGTGGCTGGACCGTTCGCGCCATGGGTCGGCCCAGCCGGTGATGGCACACAGGAAGGAGAATCTGTCATGACTGGACCTACCGCGTTAGTGACCGGTGGTGCCGGTTTCATCGGAAGTCACTGCTGTTTAGATCTGCTCCTCAACGGCTTCGAGGTGATTGTGGTTGACAACCTCGTCAACAGCTCGGCGGCTGCTGTCGAACGCGTACAGCGGATCAGCGACAAACGAGTGGCGTTCTACCAGATGGACCTAGCCGATCAGTCCTCCCTGGACACTGTGTTCGAGAACCACAAAATCGACGTCGTGCTTCATTTCGCGGCATACAAAGCGGTTGGCGATTCTATGAACCGTCCGCTGGAGTACTACAGCAACAACCTCGCCGGCCTGCTGTCACTACTCACGGCCATGAGGAAAGCCGGCATAAAGCACCTGATCTTCTCCTCGTCATGCTCCATCTATGGCGACGCGGAGGGGCTCCCCATCACGGAGTCGTCGCCGGCACGGCCAACCAATCCCTACGCCCGGAGTAAGTTGATGGCGGAACAGATTCTCGCAGACCTTTGCGGCCGGTACTGTGACTGGTCCGTGACTGCACTGCGCTACTTCAATCCCGCCGGCGCCCACGAGAGCGGGGAGATCGGCGAAGACCCCAGCGGTGTACCAGGCAACGTCGTCCCCTACCTCACCCAGCTTGCGGCAGGACGCCTGGATGAGCTTACGGTCTTTGGATCCGACTACCCGACCCCGGACGGCACCGCAGTACGCGACTACATCCATGTGATGGACGTGGTGGAGGGTCACCGCCTGGCGCTCGAAGCCGGTCCGGTTCCCGGTTTCCGAAAGTACAACCTGGGTACGGGCGTCGGTACGTCAGTATTGGAACTCGTCCGGGAATTCTCTGAGGTGAGCGGGCGCCAAATCCCCTACCGGCTGGCTGCGCGGAGGCCGGGCGACGTTGCGGAACTCGTTGCCTGCCCGGACCTGGCCCACGCCGAACTTGGCTGGACCGCGCACCGCACCCTCCGGGACATGTGCGAGGACGCCT from Arthrobacter sp. B3I9 encodes:
- the galE gene encoding UDP-glucose 4-epimerase GalE: MTGPTALVTGGAGFIGSHCCLDLLLNGFEVIVVDNLVNSSAAAVERVQRISDKRVAFYQMDLADQSSLDTVFENHKIDVVLHFAAYKAVGDSMNRPLEYYSNNLAGLLSLLTAMRKAGIKHLIFSSSCSIYGDAEGLPITESSPARPTNPYARSKLMAEQILADLCGRYCDWSVTALRYFNPAGAHESGEIGEDPSGVPGNVVPYLTQLAAGRLDELTVFGSDYPTPDGTAVRDYIHVMDVVEGHRLALEAGPVPGFRKYNLGTGVGTSVLELVREFSEVSGRQIPYRLAARRPGDVAELVACPDLAHAELGWTAHRTLRDMCEDAWRFQKLHPLGYGDPTNMIGSRR